In Myxococcus stipitatus, the following are encoded in one genomic region:
- a CDS encoding cysteine desulfurase family protein, which yields MTYLDHAASTPVAEAALAAMMHAAREGGGNPASVHGAGRRTRAALDQARIEVAQYLGCMPAELRWEASGTSALRRALNTALALSTGPVVSSRLEHPAVRTVIESLEATGREVRWLPQPAGTLNMEQVSPMLEGAAVVALSAMNHELGTAPTLEPLMALTSGAWWVVDTVQAAAWMSVSSLLGPRTFLACSSQKLGGPPGVAVLRVPRELAFAGSGQREPPFPESAGTPPWLAAIGMGAACHLRGPALHEGLPRARALSERLLAGLRSVCPELVHNTGPGWAGPILDISVPGVEARRMETALDLRGVCVSRTSACQQSRMVASPVVAAAFPDEPWRADSALRFSLGLNTTQEEIDEALESWRSAMEELRPDGGAA from the coding sequence ATGACCTATCTCGATCATGCGGCTTCAACCCCCGTGGCCGAGGCAGCCCTCGCGGCCATGATGCACGCGGCACGCGAGGGGGGTGGCAATCCCGCCTCGGTGCACGGCGCGGGGCGGCGGACGCGAGCGGCGCTCGACCAGGCCCGCATCGAAGTGGCCCAGTACCTGGGCTGCATGCCCGCGGAGCTGCGCTGGGAGGCGAGTGGCACATCCGCGCTGAGGCGCGCGTTGAACACGGCCCTCGCCCTTTCCACGGGCCCTGTGGTCTCCAGCCGGTTGGAGCACCCGGCGGTGCGCACCGTCATCGAGTCCCTGGAAGCCACGGGCCGGGAGGTCCGCTGGTTACCTCAACCCGCGGGCACCCTGAACATGGAGCAAGTGTCTCCGATGCTTGAAGGCGCCGCGGTGGTGGCGCTCTCCGCGATGAACCATGAGCTGGGCACGGCCCCCACGCTTGAACCCCTCATGGCGCTCACTTCCGGGGCATGGTGGGTCGTGGACACGGTCCAAGCGGCTGCATGGATGAGCGTGTCATCACTGCTTGGCCCCAGGACGTTCCTCGCGTGTTCGTCACAGAAACTCGGTGGCCCCCCCGGAGTCGCGGTGCTGCGTGTCCCTCGAGAGCTCGCCTTCGCGGGGTCTGGACAGCGCGAGCCCCCGTTCCCCGAGTCAGCCGGAACACCGCCCTGGTTGGCGGCCATCGGAATGGGCGCCGCGTGCCACCTGCGAGGGCCCGCCTTGCACGAAGGACTGCCTCGAGCGCGCGCATTGTCGGAGCGGCTCCTCGCTGGCCTGCGGAGCGTCTGCCCCGAGCTCGTGCACAACACGGGGCCTGGGTGGGCGGGACCCATTCTCGACATCTCCGTGCCCGGTGTGGAGGCAAGGCGGATGGAGACCGCGTTGGACCTGCGAGGCGTCTGTGTGTCTCGCACGTCCGCGTGTCAGCAATCGCGGATGGTGGCATCTCCCGTTGTCGCCGCGGCCTTCCCAGACGAACCGTGGCGAGCGGATTCCGCGCTGCGGTTCAGCCTGGGGTTGAACACCACGCAGGAGGAGATTGACGAAGCGCTGGAGTCCTGGCGCTCGGCCATGGAGGAGCTGCGCCCCGACGGAGGCGCGGCCTGA
- a CDS encoding type VI secretion system Vgr family protein, with product MSDSDDVLHHVQQSAQAARDTRQMVKQAREGDIPIQQVRQPLENALSQIPQVQNAVQQVRRVEQVADQVLGAAGAGGALGALSGLVNAIAGESPLDKVRFSFTSSADPSGAWRVVELHAKEGLSELYTCTVDLANEHLGADVDGLLGSSAEVLISHDDGVRRLCGIVHRVEHTGTQAGHLLARAHVAPALWALSQRKDNRIFQEKKVPEILEAVLKEGLGPFERPFRIELNREYLPREYCVQYQETDLDFVLRLMEEEGIFFYFDHSGEKEELVLQEENEQCPSCEAVKGTPITVRGPEAGTAADECLRTFDYSQQMHTTSVVVRDFNWTHPDYDLTRESRAEDVQGRERESYEYPAPLLGPYDKGEKKYKYEPAQKQEQLRRQALHAEGKRGRGVGYVTGFTPGYMFELTGHGHSALDQWYLLTHVEHHGRAPEELTDDSNARRAEGEVSERYRNSFECIPLDVSFRAQRRRARARMAGMQTATVVGPASEEIHTDEHGRIKVQFHWDRQGKKDEKSSCFLRVVQAWAGLGWGFVFLPRIGMEVLVDFLEGDPDRPIVVGTVYNGKNTPPYALPEHKTRSTIRTSSSKDSDGFNELRFEDAKDAEEIFVHAQKDFNEVVLNNHSTTVKANQTNTVDGSQTETVGGDQGMTVHGKRTKTVDKDETTTVHGKRTETVDKDETITITGARTEEVRGQEKLTLKAGRDATVNTLEKLTVTGKRQETIGGNDDLTVDGDKTDHVTGKYAMTGDKEVKANQGDVSMVLNRGGAVVNASGQKIQLVNSSGEMKFDGGVVSTKAQSEISLVCGSASITLKSDGTVELSGVKEVKLGSAASALKVSPTGVESSGPKISSSATGIQEITGAMVKIN from the coding sequence GTGTCGGACTCAGACGACGTGTTGCACCACGTCCAGCAATCTGCGCAGGCGGCGCGAGACACCCGTCAGATGGTGAAGCAGGCGCGCGAGGGCGACATTCCCATCCAACAGGTTCGTCAGCCGTTGGAGAATGCCCTGTCACAGATTCCCCAGGTCCAGAACGCGGTGCAGCAGGTTCGGCGTGTCGAACAGGTCGCTGATCAAGTCCTGGGAGCCGCGGGCGCTGGAGGGGCGTTGGGTGCCCTGTCTGGACTGGTCAACGCCATCGCAGGCGAATCTCCGTTGGACAAGGTGCGCTTCTCCTTCACGTCGAGCGCGGACCCGTCGGGCGCGTGGCGAGTGGTGGAGTTGCACGCGAAGGAAGGACTGTCGGAGCTCTACACCTGCACGGTGGACCTGGCGAACGAGCACCTGGGAGCGGACGTGGACGGGCTGTTGGGCTCGTCGGCGGAGGTGCTCATCTCGCACGATGATGGGGTGCGACGGTTGTGTGGAATTGTCCACCGGGTGGAGCACACGGGGACGCAGGCGGGGCACCTGCTGGCGAGAGCGCATGTAGCGCCGGCGCTGTGGGCGCTGTCGCAGCGCAAGGACAACCGCATCTTCCAGGAGAAGAAGGTGCCGGAGATATTGGAGGCGGTGCTGAAGGAGGGGTTGGGGCCCTTCGAGCGTCCGTTCCGAATCGAGCTGAACCGGGAGTACCTGCCGAGAGAGTACTGCGTGCAGTACCAGGAGACGGACCTGGACTTCGTGCTGAGGCTGATGGAGGAGGAGGGAATCTTCTTCTACTTCGACCACTCGGGAGAGAAGGAGGAGCTCGTCCTGCAGGAGGAGAACGAGCAGTGCCCGTCGTGCGAGGCGGTGAAGGGGACGCCGATAACGGTGAGGGGGCCTGAGGCGGGGACGGCGGCGGACGAGTGTTTGCGGACGTTCGACTACTCGCAGCAGATGCACACGACGAGCGTGGTGGTGAGGGACTTCAACTGGACGCACCCGGACTACGACTTGACGAGAGAGTCGAGAGCGGAGGACGTGCAGGGGAGGGAAAGAGAGTCGTACGAGTACCCGGCGCCGCTGCTGGGGCCGTATGACAAGGGGGAGAAGAAGTACAAGTACGAGCCGGCGCAGAAGCAGGAGCAGCTGCGGCGGCAGGCGCTGCACGCGGAAGGAAAGCGTGGACGGGGCGTGGGGTACGTGACGGGATTCACGCCGGGGTACATGTTCGAGCTGACGGGCCACGGGCACTCGGCGTTGGACCAGTGGTACCTGCTGACACACGTGGAGCACCACGGGAGGGCGCCGGAGGAGCTCACGGACGACTCGAACGCGAGGAGGGCGGAGGGCGAGGTGTCGGAGCGCTACCGCAACAGCTTCGAGTGCATCCCGTTGGACGTGTCATTCCGAGCGCAGCGGAGGCGAGCGCGAGCACGAATGGCGGGGATGCAGACGGCGACGGTGGTGGGCCCGGCGAGCGAGGAGATACACACGGACGAGCACGGGCGAATCAAGGTGCAGTTCCACTGGGACCGGCAGGGGAAGAAGGACGAGAAGAGCTCGTGCTTTTTGCGAGTGGTGCAGGCGTGGGCGGGGCTGGGGTGGGGCTTCGTGTTCCTGCCGCGAATCGGGATGGAGGTGTTGGTGGACTTCCTGGAGGGAGACCCGGACCGGCCGATAGTGGTGGGGACGGTGTACAACGGGAAGAACACGCCGCCGTACGCGCTGCCGGAGCACAAGACGCGGAGCACGATTCGGACGTCGAGCTCGAAGGACAGCGATGGATTCAACGAGCTGAGATTCGAGGACGCGAAGGACGCGGAAGAAATCTTCGTGCACGCGCAGAAGGACTTCAACGAGGTGGTGCTGAACAACCACAGCACGACGGTGAAGGCGAACCAGACGAACACGGTGGATGGTTCGCAGACGGAGACGGTGGGAGGGGACCAGGGGATGACGGTGCACGGCAAGCGCACCAAGACGGTGGACAAGGACGAGACGACGACGGTGCACGGCAAACGCACCGAGACGGTGGACAAGGACGAGACCATCACCATCACGGGAGCGCGCACCGAGGAGGTAAGGGGGCAGGAGAAGCTCACGCTCAAGGCGGGGCGTGACGCGACGGTGAACACGCTGGAGAAGCTCACCGTCACCGGCAAGCGTCAGGAGACCATCGGCGGCAATGACGACCTGACCGTCGACGGTGACAAGACGGACCACGTCACCGGCAAGTACGCGATGACGGGCGACAAGGAGGTCAAGGCCAATCAGGGGGACGTGAGCATGGTCCTCAACCGGGGTGGCGCCGTCGTCAACGCCAGCGGGCAGAAGATCCAACTGGTGAACTCCTCCGGCGAGATGAAGTTCGACGGTGGAGTGGTCTCCACGAAGGCCCAGAGTGAGATTTCACTCGTGTGTGGCTCGGCGTCCATCACGCTCAAGAGCGACGGCACCGTGGAGTTGTCTGGGGTCAAGGAGGTCAAGCTGGGCTCGGCCGCGAGCGCGTTGAAGGTGTCTCCCACGGGGGTGGAGAGCTCGGGCCCGAAGATCAGCTCCTCGGCCACGGGCATTCAGGAGATCACCGGGGCGATGGTGAAGATCAACTAG
- a CDS encoding RHS repeat-associated core domain-containing protein — protein MRPSTGKAAVGHPVDVASGAMFDDWEDFLLPGGVPVEVRRFYSTALLSVRSDFEPFGPGWRAGFQRELRQTLDGYAYTTHEGVEIPLDDLQGMLARTGRLLVPSAGMELRRNPDGTLTLIQFDSSAHVIRAIFRRKPGSSTEFILASLARNPHNRVDFEYDAAWRPKRMVQTRTSRAVDLKYSPAGRLVEVSVAGLPARVVVRYAFDARQRLVRVVDKAGLVTAYEYDASGRMRSEVKPTGGQFTFSYDAQGRCVRATGADGFQDRWLRYAPEKRRTEVINSHGDITVFEYNERGQVTEVRSPLNAKECFQYNDDGQMVAQVMPNKGVLTYAYDAQGHLCGVSLPDQRRIQVRFDDEHRQVELVDWKGIRWGYVHDEDGNLITTSDPQGAPWHYTYNKYGELVSVTNAMGARFQLDWDTLGRNVARGDWEGGVWRTEFDSRDRVVEECNPLGLRTRYEYNDADDLVAVHAPDGRTWRYGYDAFGRLISERLPDGRESTRSFSACGRLLMMSDAAGSTFAFRWDTEPSRLLEIRDGRGNTYQLDYDAEGRPVRKVFWDGRAYTYAYDDMSLCTALVDPGGGRTEYAYDLLGQMVSRRTPDGKETQYTYDANMQLASVQSPDSETHFERDIYGQIVCEVQDGIRIESQFDELGRRRGFKTGLGLDVQYEWNRNSDCVGVRLAGVELGFTRDAIGREVRRALPGGLAMETTYDAVGRLSSQVLGREAAAWGNVEAGLLRRGYKYDANGRMSEWDDSLRGRATFTHDGEGRLTGIARSGALAELFAYDRAGNRVFKTSLAQLGSVTRSPADPEPLDVIRAHGTHEEVMVHAPGNQLASKMREGNSVVYSHDPQGRRTRRTIKRHNETDEVWQYHWDSLGQLVALVRPDGAVWTYGYDGLGRRVHKKGPTREFRYVWDGESLVHILENGQVSSSWAYEPDSVVPLLRTESTQTCSVLSDHAGSASEWVDDEGRFVWVSREGPWGEPGDSTIEGPRFQGHWYDAESGLHYNRFRYYEPDSACYISPDPIGISGGFNEYAYVPSPLQWVDPFGLLGGGPFTWRGGRRYSRSPGQTGGRTHTLPTSKCMATLSAPNGDRYAFVSGMPDDFRRSLPADVRANYRGNPSPPLHAQVLPHVEASQNGNWTHAEIHLINHVMNNLDRYQGHTINIHIDRPPCTRNGAPCCSNAVARMGEDGRMIEGPLLLLLRMHGVTPDVSWDAHPTRRSQASKKC, from the coding sequence ATGCGCCCATCGACAGGAAAGGCAGCCGTCGGTCACCCCGTGGATGTCGCGAGCGGGGCCATGTTTGACGACTGGGAGGACTTCCTCCTGCCAGGAGGCGTGCCGGTCGAGGTTCGACGTTTCTACAGCACCGCGTTGCTCTCGGTGCGCTCGGACTTCGAGCCATTCGGTCCCGGGTGGCGAGCGGGCTTCCAGCGAGAACTCCGCCAGACGCTCGACGGTTACGCCTACACGACGCATGAGGGCGTTGAGATACCGCTCGATGACCTCCAGGGGATGCTCGCGCGAACGGGGCGGTTGCTCGTTCCTTCCGCGGGCATGGAGCTTCGCCGCAATCCGGACGGCACCCTGACGCTCATCCAGTTCGACTCCTCCGCTCATGTCATTCGTGCCATCTTCCGCCGCAAGCCAGGGAGCAGCACCGAGTTCATCCTGGCTTCGCTGGCGCGAAATCCACACAACCGCGTCGACTTCGAATACGACGCCGCGTGGCGTCCCAAGCGCATGGTGCAGACGCGTACCTCGCGCGCGGTGGACTTGAAGTACTCGCCAGCCGGGCGGCTGGTGGAGGTCTCCGTCGCTGGCCTTCCCGCGCGCGTCGTCGTCCGCTACGCGTTTGATGCCAGGCAGCGTCTGGTCCGAGTGGTGGACAAGGCAGGGCTGGTAACCGCCTACGAGTATGACGCCAGTGGCCGGATGCGAAGCGAGGTGAAACCCACCGGCGGGCAGTTCACCTTCTCCTACGATGCGCAGGGACGATGTGTCCGCGCCACGGGGGCCGACGGCTTTCAGGACCGGTGGCTGCGCTACGCACCCGAGAAGCGGCGCACGGAAGTCATCAACAGCCACGGCGACATCACCGTCTTTGAATACAACGAGCGCGGGCAGGTGACGGAGGTTCGCTCTCCGCTGAACGCGAAGGAGTGCTTCCAGTATAACGACGATGGGCAGATGGTGGCTCAGGTGATGCCGAACAAGGGCGTCCTCACCTATGCCTATGATGCCCAGGGCCACCTGTGTGGCGTGAGCCTACCGGACCAGCGCCGCATCCAGGTTCGCTTCGACGATGAGCATCGTCAGGTCGAACTCGTTGACTGGAAGGGAATTCGTTGGGGGTACGTCCACGATGAGGACGGCAACCTCATCACCACGTCGGACCCTCAGGGGGCGCCGTGGCACTACACGTACAACAAATACGGCGAGCTGGTCTCCGTCACCAATGCGATGGGTGCCCGATTCCAACTGGATTGGGACACACTGGGGCGCAACGTCGCGCGCGGTGACTGGGAAGGGGGCGTGTGGCGCACCGAGTTTGACTCGCGTGACCGCGTGGTCGAGGAGTGCAATCCGCTCGGGCTGCGCACCCGCTACGAATACAACGATGCGGACGATCTGGTCGCCGTTCACGCTCCCGATGGGCGGACGTGGCGCTATGGGTACGACGCCTTCGGGCGGCTCATCAGCGAGCGGCTTCCGGATGGGCGCGAGAGCACCCGGTCGTTCAGTGCCTGCGGGCGTCTGCTCATGATGTCCGATGCCGCGGGTTCGACCTTCGCCTTCCGTTGGGACACGGAGCCCAGCCGGCTGCTCGAGATTCGCGATGGGCGGGGCAATACCTACCAGCTCGACTATGACGCCGAGGGGCGGCCCGTCCGAAAGGTGTTCTGGGACGGCCGCGCCTACACGTACGCGTACGATGACATGTCCCTCTGCACGGCGCTGGTCGACCCGGGAGGTGGCAGGACTGAGTACGCCTACGACTTGCTCGGGCAGATGGTGTCCCGGCGCACGCCGGATGGAAAAGAGACGCAGTACACCTATGACGCCAACATGCAGCTGGCGTCGGTCCAGAGCCCGGATAGTGAGACGCACTTCGAGCGGGATATCTACGGGCAGATCGTGTGCGAGGTGCAGGACGGCATTCGCATCGAGAGTCAGTTCGATGAACTGGGGCGCCGACGCGGTTTCAAGACAGGGCTTGGACTCGATGTCCAATACGAGTGGAACCGCAACAGTGACTGCGTGGGGGTTCGGCTCGCCGGCGTGGAACTGGGGTTCACTCGAGATGCGATAGGTCGTGAGGTCCGCCGCGCCCTGCCAGGTGGCTTGGCGATGGAGACGACCTATGACGCCGTGGGCCGTCTGAGTTCCCAGGTCCTTGGCCGTGAGGCCGCGGCGTGGGGGAATGTCGAAGCGGGGCTCTTACGGCGTGGCTACAAGTACGACGCCAACGGACGCATGTCCGAGTGGGATGACAGCCTCCGAGGTCGTGCCACCTTCACACATGACGGCGAGGGCAGGCTCACGGGCATCGCCCGCTCTGGTGCTCTCGCGGAACTCTTCGCCTATGACCGCGCGGGCAACCGCGTCTTCAAGACGAGCCTGGCACAGCTGGGCTCGGTGACGCGGTCCCCGGCAGACCCGGAGCCCCTGGACGTCATCCGTGCCCACGGGACGCACGAAGAAGTCATGGTCCATGCGCCGGGCAATCAATTGGCGAGCAAGATGCGGGAGGGGAACTCCGTCGTCTATTCACACGACCCGCAGGGACGGCGCACGCGGAGGACCATCAAGCGGCACAACGAAACCGACGAGGTGTGGCAGTACCACTGGGATTCACTCGGGCAGCTCGTAGCGCTGGTTCGGCCGGATGGTGCGGTCTGGACCTATGGCTACGACGGCCTTGGCCGACGAGTCCACAAGAAGGGGCCCACCCGAGAGTTTCGCTACGTCTGGGATGGGGAGAGCCTGGTCCACATCTTGGAGAACGGGCAGGTATCGAGCTCCTGGGCCTACGAACCGGACAGCGTGGTACCACTCCTGCGAACCGAGAGCACGCAGACCTGCTCCGTCTTGTCGGACCATGCGGGCAGCGCCTCCGAATGGGTGGATGACGAGGGCCGTTTCGTCTGGGTGTCGCGGGAAGGGCCATGGGGGGAGCCTGGGGACTCGACCATCGAAGGTCCTCGGTTCCAAGGGCATTGGTATGACGCCGAGTCGGGACTTCACTACAACCGCTTTCGCTACTACGAGCCGGACTCCGCTTGTTACATCAGCCCGGACCCCATCGGCATCTCGGGGGGATTCAACGAGTACGCGTACGTGCCCAGTCCGCTGCAATGGGTGGACCCGTTCGGGTTGTTGGGCGGCGGTCCGTTCACCTGGCGCGGAGGGCGGCGCTACTCGCGGTCTCCTGGGCAGACGGGGGGGCGTACCCACACGCTTCCCACCAGCAAGTGTATGGCGACGCTCTCGGCCCCCAACGGAGACCGGTACGCGTTCGTCAGTGGAATGCCCGATGACTTCCGGCGGAGTCTCCCGGCGGATGTTCGTGCGAACTACCGGGGGAATCCCTCGCCGCCGCTTCATGCCCAGGTGCTCCCTCATGTGGAGGCATCCCAGAACGGCAACTGGACCCACGCGGAGATCCACCTCATCAACCACGTGATGAACAACCTGGACCGATACCAGGGCCATACCATCAATATCCACATCGACCGCCCTCCCTGTACTCGAAATGGCGCTCCTTGCTGCTCGAACGCGGTTGCGAGGATGGGAGAGGACGGCAGAATGATTGAGGGCCCCCTCCTGCTGCTGTTGAGGATGCACGGTGTGACCCCAGATGTGTCATGGGATGCACACCCGACTCGCAGGAGTCAGGCCTCCAAGAAGTGTTGA
- a CDS encoding RHS repeat-associated core domain-containing protein encodes MQGRVAVGHPVDVASGVLFNVFTDFAIPGLLPLTFQRFYSTGLLGNQTQEPFGPGWRHAFMHELRQTLEGFAYVDATGAEYSLEDSAGAFDSTGLLVVPACQMELRGDRDELTLRLYGSSTPQWLWRFQRRSKDTRYTLVSIELNPRVKVKLDYDGHGLLTRIIQTRSGRSLRLGYNSARRLTSVSFEGNPAELVARFGYDPRGFLSRVVDRVGEVSAFEYDPRGRMLSEARCNGSVYTFRYDAEGRCVHASGANRHEERSIQYDSQRRMTRVADSHGHITTYEYNVAGQVTGILTPLGGKSAFEFDELGRITTSVSANKRRSMTEYDALGRVCAVSLPDGSKQHLSYNEQHRPVRMTDGYGKEWRFDFDAEGHRVRTVDSRGGEWRYRYTSYGELESVRGPEGSEDRRSYDGHGNLATLINPDGRSWRVEYDIYSRPIVQIDPAGGITRRVYDKAGNLSELEAPDARRWRFAYDSGGKCISNRGPDGSVTRMRYNACGQLIEVIYPDGTPCTLEWDTEPGRILSIEDGRGRKLSWDYDAQGRPLCRRNWDGTEVRFEFDLGSNLTALMSPTGARYTFVYDAWNNLVSRTTPDGVETRYEYDALSFPVKVSMPGSEIVFERDFMGRVLSETHNGVAVRNAFDAEGRRVELGSDLAPSTRFEWTPGNLCAAIHREEGSLRFRYGPLGEEVRREFPGGAVLEQDYDRLGRLLEQNFLPPGARPTESRRTAASTQQLPGGIRRAYGYDDVGQVSFIEDSLRGRTHYIHNVVGRLQAVLHSGGEAEFYEYDAVGNRRVSAQLALVDAPMVEQVLRREPQGALRLDVDELQARGAWVASARTENGNRTAEVKRDGVVWRYTYDTDGKLLRKEGQGVEGLEVWVYEWNVRGQLVAVVRPDGERWTYDYDVLGRRVAKHGPAGTRRYVWSGEQLLHEVAPSGEVVTYIRHPSMATPVMEERGGSTTYVLTDVVGSARERVTADGTVVWQSQRGTWGEVGPEVQDGEPGFPGQSYDAESGLYYNFARYYDPTLGRYISPDPIGVLGGLNEYTYVPSPVNWSDVLGLAYRNGGPFPWAPQGEPIDLSNPDLMSPSSRYVRDGDKIYVAKPMTDSSNGKCLTVVTGIPPGHPSLADRGFQPGETPAFISGHGHPHPTPQPGDFNVHMGQMGNWCHGEIQALHFLHTNQISGTTVFVDRPPCPQCASTLQSVLDAHFNQDGKPHVTVMYPNGDGTGYISWDDYQKKKQSDGATGHAHGSCN; translated from the coding sequence ATGCAAGGTCGAGTTGCCGTTGGGCATCCGGTGGATGTTGCGTCCGGAGTGCTCTTCAACGTCTTCACCGATTTCGCCATACCGGGGCTGCTGCCGCTGACCTTCCAGCGCTTCTACAGCACGGGGCTGTTGGGGAACCAGACGCAGGAGCCCTTCGGGCCCGGTTGGCGTCATGCGTTCATGCATGAGTTGCGGCAGACGCTCGAGGGCTTCGCGTATGTGGATGCCACGGGGGCCGAGTACTCGCTGGAGGACTCGGCGGGTGCCTTCGACAGCACGGGCCTGCTGGTGGTCCCCGCGTGCCAGATGGAGCTGCGAGGTGACCGCGACGAGCTGACGCTCCGGCTCTATGGCTCGAGCACGCCGCAGTGGCTGTGGCGCTTCCAGCGCAGGTCCAAGGACACGCGGTACACGTTGGTGTCCATCGAGCTCAACCCTCGCGTGAAGGTGAAGCTGGACTACGACGGGCATGGGCTATTGACCCGCATCATCCAGACCCGCTCGGGCCGCTCGCTGCGCCTGGGCTACAACAGCGCGCGTCGCCTCACGAGTGTCAGCTTCGAGGGCAACCCCGCCGAGCTGGTGGCGCGCTTCGGCTACGACCCTCGAGGTTTCCTCTCCCGTGTGGTGGACCGCGTCGGGGAGGTCTCCGCCTTCGAGTACGACCCTCGAGGTCGCATGCTCTCCGAGGCCCGGTGCAACGGCTCGGTGTACACGTTCCGCTACGACGCGGAGGGGCGCTGTGTCCACGCGTCGGGCGCCAACCGTCACGAGGAGCGCTCGATTCAGTACGACTCGCAGCGCCGCATGACGCGCGTCGCGGACAGCCATGGCCACATCACCACGTATGAGTACAACGTGGCCGGGCAGGTGACGGGCATCCTCACGCCGCTCGGTGGCAAGTCCGCGTTCGAGTTCGACGAGCTGGGCCGCATCACCACCAGCGTCAGCGCGAACAAGCGCCGGAGCATGACGGAGTATGACGCGCTGGGACGCGTCTGCGCTGTCTCGCTGCCCGATGGGAGCAAGCAGCACCTCTCGTACAACGAGCAGCATCGGCCTGTCCGGATGACGGATGGCTATGGCAAGGAGTGGCGCTTCGACTTCGACGCGGAGGGCCACCGCGTGCGCACGGTGGACTCGCGTGGGGGCGAGTGGCGCTACCGCTACACCTCCTACGGAGAGTTGGAGTCCGTCCGGGGGCCTGAAGGGAGCGAGGACCGTCGCAGCTACGATGGACACGGGAACCTGGCCACGCTCATCAATCCAGATGGCCGATCCTGGCGCGTGGAGTACGACATCTACAGTCGGCCCATCGTGCAGATCGACCCGGCGGGAGGCATCACCCGCCGGGTCTATGACAAGGCGGGCAACCTCTCTGAGCTGGAGGCTCCTGATGCTCGACGCTGGCGCTTTGCCTACGACAGCGGCGGCAAATGCATCTCCAACCGGGGACCGGATGGCTCCGTCACGCGCATGCGGTACAACGCGTGTGGCCAGCTCATCGAAGTCATCTATCCGGATGGGACGCCGTGCACGCTCGAATGGGACACCGAGCCCGGCCGGATCCTCTCCATCGAGGATGGCCGCGGCCGCAAGCTGTCCTGGGATTACGACGCGCAGGGGAGGCCTCTCTGTCGGCGCAATTGGGATGGCACCGAGGTGCGTTTCGAGTTCGACCTGGGCTCGAACCTCACGGCGCTGATGTCGCCGACCGGTGCTCGCTACACATTCGTGTACGACGCATGGAACAACCTGGTGTCCCGCACGACGCCGGATGGCGTGGAGACGCGCTACGAATACGACGCGCTGTCCTTCCCGGTGAAGGTGTCGATGCCGGGTTCGGAGATCGTCTTCGAGCGCGACTTCATGGGGCGCGTGTTGTCGGAGACCCACAACGGCGTCGCGGTGCGGAACGCGTTTGACGCCGAGGGACGCCGGGTGGAGCTGGGCTCGGACCTGGCGCCTTCGACGCGCTTCGAGTGGACGCCGGGCAATCTGTGCGCGGCCATCCACCGTGAGGAGGGGAGCCTCCGGTTCCGGTATGGACCGCTGGGCGAGGAGGTGCGGAGGGAGTTTCCGGGCGGCGCGGTGCTCGAGCAGGACTACGACAGGTTGGGGCGCCTGCTCGAACAGAACTTCCTGCCCCCTGGAGCACGGCCCACGGAGTCGCGACGGACCGCCGCGAGTACGCAGCAGCTCCCGGGTGGCATCCGGCGAGCGTATGGCTATGACGACGTGGGGCAGGTGTCCTTCATCGAGGACTCGCTGCGCGGGCGCACGCACTACATCCACAACGTCGTCGGCCGGCTCCAAGCGGTGTTGCACTCGGGCGGCGAGGCGGAGTTCTACGAGTACGACGCGGTGGGCAACCGGCGTGTGTCCGCGCAGCTCGCGCTCGTGGATGCGCCCATGGTGGAGCAGGTGCTGCGTCGCGAGCCGCAGGGAGCGCTCCGGCTGGACGTGGACGAACTCCAGGCGAGGGGCGCCTGGGTGGCCTCGGCGCGGACGGAGAATGGCAACCGGACGGCGGAGGTGAAGCGCGACGGAGTCGTCTGGCGCTACACCTACGACACGGATGGGAAGCTGCTGCGCAAGGAGGGGCAGGGCGTCGAGGGCCTGGAGGTCTGGGTCTATGAATGGAATGTGCGCGGACAGCTCGTGGCGGTGGTCCGGCCGGACGGTGAGCGCTGGACGTATGACTACGACGTGCTCGGGCGGCGCGTGGCGAAGCACGGCCCGGCCGGGACTCGCCGTTACGTGTGGAGTGGCGAGCAACTGCTGCACGAGGTGGCGCCTTCGGGCGAGGTGGTGACGTACATCCGTCACCCGTCGATGGCCACGCCGGTGATGGAGGAGCGGGGCGGCTCGACGACCTACGTGCTGACGGACGTGGTGGGCAGCGCGCGTGAGCGAGTGACGGCGGACGGCACGGTGGTGTGGCAATCCCAGCGTGGCACCTGGGGCGAAGTGGGGCCCGAGGTCCAGGACGGTGAGCCGGGCTTCCCCGGGCAGTCATACGACGCGGAGTCGGGCCTCTATTACAACTTCGCGCGGTACTACGACCCCACGCTGGGCCGGTACATCAGCCCGGACCCCATCGGTGTGCTGGGCGGCCTCAACGAGTACACCTACGTCCCCAGCCCGGTGAACTGGAGCGATGTGCTGGGGCTGGCTTACCGCAACGGCGGGCCCTTCCCATGGGCGCCTCAAGGCGAGCCCATTGACCTCTCCAATCCGGACCTCATGTCCCCCAGCTCGCGCTATGTGCGGGACGGTGACAAGATCTACGTCGCGAAGCCCATGACGGACAGTTCCAATGGCAAGTGCCTCACCGTCGTCACGGGCATTCCCCCGGGCCATCCATCTCTGGCGGACCGAGGGTTTCAGCCAGGAGAGACTCCCGCCTTCATCAGCGGACACGGGCACCCCCATCCCACTCCCCAGCCGGGGGACTTCAACGTCCACATGGGGCAGATGGGTAACTGGTGTCACGGAGAGATTCAGGCGCTTCACTTTCTGCACACGAACCAGATCTCCGGCACCACGGTCTTCGTCGACCGGCCTCCCTGCCCCCAATGCGCGAGCACCCTGCAGAGTGTCCTCGATGCGCACTTCAATCAAGATGGCAAGCCGCACGTGACGGTCATGTATCCGAACGGCGACGGAACCGGTTACATCAGCTGGGATGACTACCAGAAGAAGAAGCAGAGTGATGGTGCCACCGGGCATGCCCATGGCAGTTGCAACTGA